ATTAAACTGGTGCCATGCTTTAATGCCAACTTACGCCCCAAAGCATATTGAAACATCTGATTACCCAGACCGCCCATCAACTTAACTGCAATCATCTGGACCACCAGGCATGATATATTCTTTCACACTATTCCTCGCTATTAAGAGTTTGATTCAATGAACTTGTCTCTGCGATGAGCCACCATTTTATTAAACTCTTTAATGTCATAAACTTTTTTATCAGTATTAAAACGGCACAGTTTGGAGACCCAAAGCTTTACCATTTCACAAGTTACATTATCTTTTGAATTCAGGTCGGCCATTAACGCTAAATGAGTTTCCAACTCGGCCTCTGATATGTTCGGTACGAGCTCACGAACAAGTGTTTCGCGAATAATGTTTGCGTTAGCAGACTGGATATCAGCGTACTTTGTAGAAATTTGGTCTCGGTGCCGCCTGTAATACAGTAGAGGCCGGTTTAAAATATGAAGTTTCCCATATTGCATAATCCGAAACCAAAATGCATAGTCTTCACAGAATTCAAATTCGGGTTCATATTTCAAATTATTCTCAACAATTACACTTCTTCGAATAATCGAGGTTGGATTGCCTATAGGCGAGTTCCGAAGCATTAATACTCTGATTTTTTCATCCGGCACGTGGAAGTAATGACGCGATGAAAAAGTAGCTTTACCATTGATAAGTTTTCGATAATGGGTTCCACATGCGACGTATTCAGGATTTTTCTCCATAAAACGGAATTGGAGCTTTAATCTGTCCTTGTGACAAATATCATCAGCGTCCAAGCGACAGATGTACTTACCTTTACATTGTGTCAAACCATTATTTACGGAATCAATGATGCCCAAATTCCCCAGATTGTTGATTAGGCGAATACGGTCATCTTGAAAACTTGAGATAACCTTCTCAGTCCCATCTTCCGAACCATCATTGATAATAATGAATTCAAAATTTCTAAAACTTTGAGATAAGACACTTCCTATAGTTTCCTTTATAGTTTTTTCAGCATTAAATGCTGACATCAATACTGATATCGGTATCTTATATTCTGTCATTTTTGGCTTATTCATAGTTACTTCAATTACACATGATTAATATCTGCAAATTTTTGAACGTAAAAAGCATGATTATAAAAACAAACTAATACCGGATAGGTACTGATCAGATAGTATTCAAACTCTTACATTTAAAATTTTACGTACCAGTCATCAAACTGGGAGAGAGCTTCGAATTTTCTTTTGTAGCCATTACTAGTCAGCAACTCATAAATTTTATCTCGATCCTTTGTATAATTATGTTCGCAAGTAATGACTCGAAACTGATACCGATTAAAGTCAAAATTTTCCAATATTTCATACTCGCTGCCCTCAGTATCAATAGACAAGTAGTCGATTTCACTTGGAGCGTTATATGTTTCAAGCATATCTAAAAATGATATTGTTTCGACATCATATCTAACACCTGATTTACGGGACTCAGAATGCATATCTCCAGAAGAATAATTATCGATTGTCGAGAACTCTCCTATTTCAGTTTCGTTAAACTTAATTACTTCCCCAGATTTCGACCAGACACACTTCGTTTCAACCTTACAAGACCTATTACTATTTAGTTCGGCATGCCACTTTCTTGCTGGCTCAGCGACAATCCCATCCCACTGAAATTCTTTTTCCAGTAAGTAAGTATTGGATAATGTCAGCCCATTCGTGGCTCCAAACTCTACAAAGTATCCGTTCTTTTTAAAATTTAATTCACTCAAAACAAACAAGTCTTGTCTGATTTGCGACCGAGACTTATCTAATAGGTCGATACATGAACTTCGGGAATCAGAACGAATAGTCTTTAAAAACTCGAGAACCTGGAGGCAATCGGAGCTTTGCGCGGCATTTTGTATTCGCCTCTCAACGGATGATTTTCTCATCAATTTATAATCAAAAATTTTCTGTAAAATCTTTTTCATAAGTACGTCCTATCCAAGGTTATAAAAACCTTTCTAAATAAGCAATGTGACCATTTTCATTACTTCTTATCAATCGAATGAAACGTAGTTAAACCCCTCCCAGCTATCTCTAATAAAGAACAAATCCATTTGCCATAAAGAATTGTCGTATTTTCGATGGCATATATCTACTAAATCAATAACACGAAACCCTTTATCTGCGAGAAAAGCACAAAGCTCCCAAAATAGAAGAGCTTCGTCTGTAAATTTATAATTATACGCCTCAATAATTAACGCTGTTGTCCTTTCGAGAGTTTTACTAGCCCCTTCAAGAATACTTTTTTCATATCCATGCGTGTCCAGTTTCAAAAGAAAAGGTTCTTCACATTGCAATTTTGATACACTAGAATCAATTGAGGTCATATCCACCTCTATTGTTACATCTGTTTTTTTTGCAGATAATGCGCCACCAAATGGATCTGCCGCATGAAAAAAAGTTATTCCCTCAGAAGGGCCAACTGCCTTTTTCACTATGGTAGTGTTCTTGTATTGACTATTGAATGAATCTAAGGCCTCACCATGAACCGGTTGTGGTTCAAAAAGCACATAGTCTGCTTCTGGGAAAAAGTCCATACATTCTTTAGACCAACAACCGTTTGAAGCGCCGACGTCAAGAACTGTTTTGATATTGAAATTTTGAAGGCTCAACCATTCTATCCCTTTTTGACTGGTTGCACGAGGCAGCCTGCGCACCTCGTATCCTCTCGCTTTGAATAAGTACTTAATGAATTTATTCATTGGTGCTCCCTGCAATTCAAATATTTTAAAAATGACAAATGGTCACGTATGTATTTCCTCTGGATCTTTAAAATCAGTTATTCCAAAAATCATTACTACAATCGGGTTAAATCAAACACCCATCAAATACACTAACTTCTTTTGCTCTATTTTAATGCAAGATAGTTTGTCGTAACAAATTGCTCATATCTTTCACTATAATTAGTTATTGGTAATAAATATCCGGATGGGGTAATTCTGAATAACTTGTAATTTCTGCTACTAAAAAAATCCCAAAAATCCTTAAAAAAAGTTCTCGTGTCGATGTTGCATCCGCCGAATTCAAACATAACTGCAGATATCGTCTTTTCCTTGAATACATCAAGAGCACCTTGCAGAACATCAAGTTCATGACCTTCAACATCCATTT
The Desulfuromonas sp. genome window above contains:
- a CDS encoding methyltransferase gives rise to the protein MRKSSVERRIQNAAQSSDCLQVLEFLKTIRSDSRSSCIDLLDKSRSQIRQDLFVLSELNFKKNGYFVEFGATNGLTLSNTYLLEKEFQWDGIVAEPARKWHAELNSNRSCKVETKCVWSKSGEVIKFNETEIGEFSTIDNYSSGDMHSESRKSGVRYDVETISFLDMLETYNAPSEIDYLSIDTEGSEYEILENFDFNRYQFRVITCEHNYTKDRDKIYELLTSNGYKRKFEALSQFDDWYVKF